Proteins from one Triticum aestivum cultivar Chinese Spring chromosome 7A, IWGSC CS RefSeq v2.1, whole genome shotgun sequence genomic window:
- the LOC123147953 gene encoding peroxidase P7, whose amino-acid sequence MAAFTTGSAAFVGLAVVLCALAGAANAQQLSPSFYSTSCPNLASIVRAGMTSAVQTERRMGASILRLFFHDCFVNGCDGSILLDDTSTFTGEKNAGPNANSARGFEVIDAIKTQVEAACRATVSCADILALAARDGVNLLGGPNWSVPLGRKDARTASQSAANANLPGPGSSLATLIAMFGNKNLSPRDMTALSGAHTVGRAQCQFFRSRIYNETNINASFAALRQGTCPRSGGDTNLAPFDVQTADGFDNAYYQNLVGQRGLLHSDQELFNGGSQDALVQQYSSSPSQFSADFVTAMLKMGGLLPSSGTQTEVRLNCRRPN is encoded by the exons ATGGCCGCCTTCACCACCGGGTCGGCGGCCTTCGTCGGGCTCGCCGTCGTGCTCTGTGCCCTCGCCGGCGCGGCGAACGCGCAGCAGCTCTCGCCCAGCTTCTACTCCACGTCGTGTCCCAACCTGGCGTCCATCGTGCGGGCGGGGATGACCTCCGCCGTGCAGACGGAGAGGCGGATGGGCGCCTCCATCCTTCGCCTcttcttccacgactgcttcgtcaaT GGGTGTGACGGCTCGATTCTGCTTGACGACACGTCGACGTTCACCGGCGAGAAGAACGCCGGGCCGAACGCCAACTCGGCCCGCGGCTTCGAGGTGATCGACGCCATCAAGACTCAGGTGGAGGCTGCGTGCAGGGCcaccgtctcctgcgccgacatcctCGCGCTCGCCGCCCGTGACGGAGTCAACCTG CTGGGAGGCCCGAACTGGAGCGTGCCGCTGGGGCGCAAGGACGCGCGCACGGCGAGCCAGAGCGCGGCCAACGCGAACCTCCCGGGGCCCGGCTCCAGCCTCGCCACGCTCATCGCCATGTTCGGCAACAAGAACCTGTCGCCGCGGGACATGACGGCGCTCTCCGGCGCGCACACCGTCGGGCGGGCGCAGTGCCAGTTCTTCCGCAGCCGCATCTACAACGAGACCAACATCAACGCCAGCTTCGCGGCGCTGCGGCAGGGGACGTGCCCGCGGTCCGGCGGCGACACCAACCTCGCGCCCTTCGACGTGCAGACCGCCGACGGGTTCGACAACGCCTACTACCAGAACCTGGTCGGGCAGCGCGGCCTCCTGCACTCGGACCAGGAGCTCTTCAACGGCGGGTCGCAGGACGCGCTGGTGCAGCAGTACAGCAGCAGCCCCAGCCAGTTCTCCGCCGACTTCGTCACGGCCATGCTCAAGATGGGCGGCCTGCTGCCGTCCTCCGGGACGCAGACGGAGGTCAGGCTGAACTGCAGGAGGCCCAACTAA